Proteins from a single region of Haloterrigena alkaliphila:
- a CDS encoding polysaccharide lyase has protein sequence MSRRQFLASATGVSVASVTAGCAFFSDDGDSDESELATIAYDEYSDPGAIYDQSLANYSGTPERHQWTDDPAGSDDIVLEIPFGEGVDHAGNAALALDNSDLEVTTTDHGQANRVYQRFQLYLPEDFQLPDGDTLRFCYGGISYSAGGAHSGGGMPDGTNGWSSRPYLTRRDAADGTPAPDDGWHVGEYTYHMDQSSPEAGDRAVFGNVVVDPGDWITVETEVVCNTWSGSSANADGVTRCWIDGALAYEEQGLRWTTDDSNRIEFCGFTGYYWPGSDGSPTAQSIYFKNHAVSTTARNTVVTQS, from the coding sequence GTGAGTAGACGACAGTTCCTCGCCTCTGCGACAGGAGTATCCGTCGCGTCGGTCACCGCCGGGTGTGCGTTCTTTTCAGATGACGGTGATAGCGACGAAAGTGAACTCGCGACGATCGCGTACGACGAGTATTCGGACCCAGGAGCTATCTACGACCAGTCGCTTGCTAACTATAGCGGCACCCCCGAACGGCATCAGTGGACGGACGATCCCGCCGGATCGGACGACATCGTCCTCGAGATCCCGTTCGGCGAGGGCGTCGACCACGCCGGAAACGCCGCGCTCGCACTCGACAATTCCGATCTGGAGGTGACCACAACCGATCACGGGCAGGCGAACCGGGTGTATCAGCGGTTCCAGTTGTACCTTCCGGAAGACTTTCAATTGCCCGATGGCGACACCCTTCGGTTCTGTTACGGTGGGATAAGTTACTCGGCGGGCGGCGCCCACTCCGGTGGCGGGATGCCCGACGGAACGAACGGCTGGTCGAGTCGGCCGTACCTCACGCGTCGCGACGCGGCCGACGGAACACCGGCACCGGACGACGGCTGGCACGTGGGTGAGTACACGTATCATATGGATCAGTCGAGTCCCGAGGCGGGTGATAGAGCGGTGTTTGGCAACGTCGTCGTGGATCCGGGCGACTGGATCACGGTCGAGACCGAAGTCGTCTGTAACACGTGGTCGGGCTCGTCGGCGAACGCAGATGGCGTCACGCGCTGCTGGATCGACGGCGCGCTCGCGTACGAGGAACAGGGATTGAGGTGGACGACCGACGATTCGAATCGGATCGAATTTTGCGGATTCACGGGTTACTACTGGCCGGGTAGCGACGGGAGTCCGACTGCGCAGTCGATCTACTTCAAAAATCACGCCGTCTCGACGACCGCTCGAAACACCGTCGTGACCCAGTCATAA
- the priS gene encoding DNA primase small subunit PriS has protein sequence MEERTRAYLRGRFRDHYRRTEITPPPAANEREWGFIPWTEGPDTTMVRHRSLLELGDLSEFLVRKRPRHVYFSAGRFRDPGASSMSAKDWQSADLVFDLDADHLPSVTLGEDTYAEMLAKCKGALFRLLEFLEDDFGFEDLEIVFSGGRGYHVHVRDENVLHFDREHRREVVDYVRGIGLEFDELIDTETVAGLGRKTPTERRTLEIEGGWGKRTHAHLMTFVDDLLEMDEEAALERLQEFDGIGEGKAQATLNAARNNRQQLAAGNVTVHTAVSQLAERFAERAVERDNAPIDEPVTTDTNRLIRLPGSLHGGSGLETVRLARDEIEAFDPLVDAVPDTFRGHEVTVDVTDGGEIELGGDSFTVSEGDQSVPEYVAVFLMARGRAEKEKE, from the coding sequence ATGGAGGAGCGAACGAGGGCCTACCTGCGGGGGCGGTTCCGCGACCACTACCGACGGACGGAGATCACGCCGCCGCCCGCGGCCAACGAGCGCGAGTGGGGATTCATCCCGTGGACGGAGGGACCCGACACGACGATGGTCCGCCACCGTTCGCTGCTCGAACTGGGCGACCTCTCGGAGTTCCTCGTCCGAAAACGCCCGCGCCACGTCTACTTCTCGGCCGGCCGGTTTCGCGACCCCGGCGCGAGTTCGATGAGCGCCAAGGACTGGCAGTCCGCGGATCTGGTCTTCGACCTGGACGCCGACCACCTGCCCAGCGTGACCCTCGGCGAGGACACGTACGCCGAGATGCTCGCGAAGTGCAAGGGCGCACTCTTCCGACTGCTCGAGTTCCTCGAGGACGATTTCGGCTTCGAGGACCTCGAGATCGTCTTCTCGGGCGGGCGGGGGTATCACGTCCACGTGCGCGACGAGAACGTGCTCCACTTCGACCGGGAGCACCGCCGGGAGGTCGTCGACTACGTCCGCGGCATCGGCCTCGAGTTCGACGAACTGATCGACACCGAGACCGTCGCGGGACTCGGACGCAAAACGCCGACCGAGCGCCGAACGCTCGAGATCGAGGGGGGCTGGGGCAAACGCACCCACGCCCATTTGATGACGTTCGTCGACGACCTCCTCGAGATGGACGAAGAGGCGGCCTTAGAGCGCCTCCAGGAGTTCGACGGCATCGGCGAGGGGAAGGCGCAGGCGACGCTCAACGCCGCGCGGAACAACCGCCAGCAGCTCGCGGCGGGCAACGTGACGGTCCACACCGCCGTTTCCCAGCTCGCCGAGCGGTTCGCCGAGCGCGCGGTCGAGCGGGACAACGCGCCGATCGACGAACCCGTCACCACCGACACGAACCGGCTCATCCGCCTGCCGGGGAGCCTCCACGGCGGCAGCGGCCTCGAAACGGTCCGCCTCGCGCGCGACGAGATCGAGGCCTTCGACCCGCTGGTCGACGCCGTCCCGGACACGTTCCGGGGCCACGAGGTCACCGTCGACGTAACCGACGGCGGTGAGATCGAACTCGGGGGGGATAGCTTTACGGTCTCGGAGGGAGACCAGTCAGTACCGGAGTACGTTGCCGTGTTCCTGATGGCACGCGGCAGGGCGGAGAAGGAGAAGGAGTGA
- a CDS encoding YqjF family protein, which yields MLGSLHMGWRHVLFANWPVDPSVVEPHLPDALELETYDGRAWLSAVPFTNVDIRPKRLPPGAGFSLPELNLRTYVASDGEPGVYFFSLDADGILGVLGARLFHHLPYYYASIDLTVERGRVRFSSRRRHPGARPVQFDATYEPSGGQYAAEPDTLAAFLAERYRYYTEAPDGTLRYATIDHEPWSLYDVDVEIEPDSLFRANGFATPDTEPVHFYSPGVDTIASGSRRLN from the coding sequence ATGCTCGGATCGCTTCACATGGGCTGGCGCCACGTCCTCTTCGCCAACTGGCCGGTCGATCCGTCCGTGGTCGAACCGCACCTCCCGGACGCGCTCGAACTCGAGACGTACGACGGCCGGGCGTGGCTCTCGGCCGTTCCGTTTACGAACGTCGACATCCGGCCGAAGAGACTCCCCCCGGGGGCGGGATTCTCCCTCCCCGAACTCAACCTCCGAACCTACGTGGCGTCCGACGGCGAGCCGGGAGTCTACTTCTTCTCCCTCGACGCCGACGGGATCCTAGGGGTGCTCGGTGCACGCCTCTTCCACCACCTCCCGTACTACTACGCCAGTATCGATCTCACCGTCGAACGCGGCCGCGTTCGGTTCTCGAGTCGCCGCCGCCATCCCGGTGCCAGACCGGTGCAGTTCGACGCGACGTACGAACCGAGTGGGGGCCAGTATGCCGCCGAACCGGACACCCTCGCCGCGTTCCTCGCGGAGCGCTACCGCTACTACACCGAAGCCCCGGACGGAACGCTTCGCTACGCCACCATCGATCACGAGCCGTGGTCGCTGTACGACGTCGACGTCGAGATCGAACCTGACTCGCTCTTTCGAGCCAACGGGTTCGCGACGCCGGATACCGAGCCCGTTCACTTCTACAGTCCCGGCGTCGACACGATCGCGTCCGGGAGCAGACGCCTCAACTGA
- a CDS encoding GNAT family N-acetyltransferase, giving the protein MSVNIDSRVVAPGSDDYVDEAWHLKEEINSQEGVLKQRYDFFTDAYRRSKVHCYVQDGELIGFAAVRRDGYILFLAVSPGFRGEGVGKKLIARVAEDHDSITCHARTSNENALQFYEHLGFEIKRRIDDYYEDGGDAYYLKLGSDVGITDKISELMRR; this is encoded by the coding sequence GTGAGCGTCAATATCGACAGTCGGGTCGTCGCGCCGGGGAGCGACGACTACGTCGACGAAGCCTGGCACCTCAAGGAGGAGATCAACAGTCAGGAAGGCGTGCTCAAGCAGCGGTACGACTTCTTTACCGACGCGTATCGCCGCTCGAAGGTCCACTGTTACGTTCAGGACGGGGAACTGATCGGGTTCGCCGCCGTCCGGCGGGACGGCTACATCCTCTTTCTGGCGGTCTCGCCGGGGTTTCGGGGAGAAGGGGTCGGCAAGAAACTCATCGCGCGGGTCGCCGAAGACCACGACTCGATCACGTGTCACGCCCGAACGAGCAACGAGAACGCCCTCCAGTTCTACGAACACCTCGGGTTCGAGATCAAACGCCGCATCGACGACTACTACGAAGACGGCGGCGACGCCTACTACCTGAAACTCGGTTCCGACGTCGGCATCACCGACAAGATCTCGGAACTGATGCGTCGCTGA
- a CDS encoding archease: MTPAPDRRFELRDHTADVAVAADGDSLEAVFAAVADGLAAASCDEIPDGTGDRFSFSVTAEGREALLFDYLDELIYLRDVRAALPVDHLVESIEGPDGDTDGSEPDGAEPDGATPDAAEPDAWSLEASARGVPLADVDAREVKAVTYSEMRLERREDDTSWEAYVVFDV, encoded by the coding sequence ATGACGCCAGCGCCGGACCGTCGCTTCGAACTGCGGGATCACACCGCCGACGTCGCGGTCGCGGCCGACGGCGACTCGCTCGAGGCCGTCTTCGCCGCCGTCGCCGACGGCCTCGCGGCCGCGTCGTGCGACGAGATTCCCGACGGAACCGGCGACCGGTTCTCGTTCTCGGTGACCGCGGAAGGCCGCGAGGCTCTGCTGTTCGATTACCTGGACGAACTGATCTACCTGCGGGACGTCCGCGCGGCACTCCCCGTCGACCACCTCGTCGAGTCCATCGAGGGGCCGGACGGCGATACCGACGGATCCGAGCCTGATGGAGCCGAACCCGACGGAGCCACACCCGATGCAGCCGAACCCGACGCGTGGTCCCTCGAGGCCAGCGCCCGCGGCGTCCCACTGGCCGACGTCGACGCGCGCGAGGTGAAGGCCGTGACCTACTCGGAGATGCGACTCGAGCGCCGCGAGGACGACACGAGCTGGGAGGCGTACGTCGTCTTCGACGTTTGA
- a CDS encoding RtcB family protein: protein MNCLTGETEVLLEHGRRLPIENLEDRFEEENAMVASDRLTPSEIRLFTERENATVYEVGTETGDRISATADHPFRTPDGMLPLEELTEGDEVLLQPFRGVPDEEPEEFTVLSQDDFADENPQLIRALEERDLLPLKSTDDAFNRFLKLVGFHTGDGAIGAGGQTWFYGDPEDLESIQDDIEAVGFTPSKIYERDRSHDIDGKTFETTEYSARSTSKAFQKALLALGAPDGRKIESDFTTPWYFDRLTNWQKALYVSAYFGAEMNAPAAQHDKNLYCPKVSQTRITDVADAGEEFMADLASFLADLGIETNEIERFETDSSTDRETIRLRLGIKNDSANLVQFFSTVGYRYNQEKRRKSIKALQYLKRKEAVIDRRVEIATEAKAMADGGTTAADIKSEFDINERFIERSIWSERTGRPRPPADFPGFEEYCEPVSVGDDLTIPAQVRSIEPAGERTVYDIGVTHDAHNFVGNGFVVSNCGVRMMRTNLTYDELQGREEELVDSLFANVPSGLGGGGIVEAGVDTVEEILERGVDWALEHGHAVEEDLLHCEDEGMREGADASKVSQKAKDRGKNQIGSLGSGNHFLEVQRVTDVFDGDVGEAYGLEEDQIVVLIHCGSRGLGHQTCNDYLRKIEQQHQGLLDQLPDKELAAAPSGSQLAEDYYGAMNAAINFAWVNRQLIMHRTRQVFERVFDRSWEEMDMHLLYDVAHNIAKKETHAVGDGDERELYVHRKGATRAFPAGHPEVPKAYRDVGQPVIIPGSMGTGSYVLRGGENSMDLTFGSTAHGAGRLMSRTQAKDEFWGGDVQQELEEQDRIYVKAQSGSTVAEEAPGVYKDVDEVVRVSDELGIGDKVARTFPVCNIKG, encoded by the coding sequence ATCAACTGCCTCACTGGAGAAACGGAGGTACTCCTCGAGCACGGTCGCCGGCTTCCGATCGAGAACCTTGAGGACCGATTCGAGGAGGAGAACGCGATGGTCGCCAGCGACCGTCTCACGCCCTCGGAAATTCGGCTGTTCACCGAGCGCGAGAACGCGACGGTGTACGAAGTAGGGACGGAGACCGGCGATCGGATCTCCGCGACAGCGGATCACCCGTTCCGAACGCCGGACGGGATGCTGCCGCTCGAGGAGCTCACCGAAGGCGACGAGGTTCTCCTCCAGCCGTTCCGCGGCGTCCCGGACGAAGAACCTGAGGAGTTCACGGTCCTCAGCCAGGACGACTTCGCGGACGAGAATCCGCAACTCATTCGTGCACTGGAAGAGCGCGATCTCCTCCCGCTGAAATCGACCGACGACGCGTTCAACCGCTTCCTCAAACTCGTCGGGTTCCACACCGGAGACGGCGCGATCGGAGCCGGCGGACAGACGTGGTTCTACGGAGATCCCGAGGATCTCGAATCGATTCAGGACGACATCGAAGCGGTCGGATTCACACCCTCGAAAATCTACGAACGAGACCGATCGCACGATATCGACGGAAAGACGTTCGAAACGACGGAGTACAGCGCCCGATCGACCTCGAAGGCCTTCCAGAAAGCGCTGCTCGCGCTGGGAGCACCCGACGGACGGAAGATCGAATCGGACTTCACGACACCGTGGTACTTCGATCGACTGACGAACTGGCAGAAAGCGCTGTACGTCTCGGCGTACTTTGGGGCCGAAATGAACGCCCCTGCGGCCCAGCACGACAAGAACCTGTACTGTCCGAAGGTGTCGCAGACACGGATAACCGACGTCGCGGACGCTGGCGAGGAATTCATGGCGGATCTGGCCTCGTTCCTCGCCGATCTCGGTATCGAAACGAACGAGATCGAGCGGTTCGAAACCGACTCGAGCACCGATCGGGAGACGATCAGACTTCGCCTCGGGATCAAAAACGACTCTGCGAACCTCGTTCAGTTCTTCTCGACAGTTGGCTATCGGTACAACCAGGAGAAGCGGCGAAAATCTATCAAAGCGCTCCAGTACCTCAAGCGGAAAGAGGCGGTGATCGATCGGCGAGTAGAGATCGCTACGGAAGCGAAAGCAATGGCTGACGGCGGAACGACTGCCGCCGATATCAAATCCGAGTTCGATATCAACGAGCGATTCATCGAACGAAGTATCTGGAGCGAGCGTACGGGACGACCGCGGCCACCCGCCGATTTCCCCGGATTCGAAGAGTACTGTGAGCCGGTTTCCGTCGGCGACGACCTCACGATTCCCGCCCAGGTTCGCTCCATCGAACCTGCCGGTGAACGGACGGTATACGATATTGGCGTGACACACGACGCCCACAATTTCGTCGGAAACGGATTCGTCGTATCGAACTGCGGCGTCCGGATGATGCGGACGAACCTCACCTACGACGAGTTGCAGGGCCGCGAGGAGGAACTCGTCGACTCGCTGTTCGCCAACGTGCCGTCGGGTCTGGGCGGCGGCGGCATCGTCGAAGCCGGCGTCGACACCGTCGAGGAGATCCTCGAGCGCGGCGTCGACTGGGCCCTCGAGCACGGCCACGCCGTCGAGGAGGACCTGCTTCACTGCGAGGACGAGGGGATGCGCGAGGGCGCCGATGCCAGCAAGGTCAGCCAGAAGGCAAAGGATCGCGGGAAGAACCAGATCGGCTCGCTCGGGTCGGGCAACCACTTCCTCGAGGTCCAGCGCGTCACGGACGTCTTCGACGGCGATGTGGGCGAGGCCTACGGGCTCGAGGAGGACCAGATCGTCGTCCTGATTCACTGCGGCTCTCGCGGGCTGGGTCACCAGACGTGCAACGACTACCTGCGGAAGATCGAGCAGCAACACCAGGGCCTGCTGGACCAGTTGCCCGACAAGGAACTCGCGGCCGCACCCTCGGGCTCGCAGCTCGCCGAGGACTACTACGGCGCGATGAACGCGGCGATCAACTTCGCGTGGGTCAACCGCCAGCTGATCATGCACCGCACGCGGCAGGTCTTCGAGCGCGTCTTCGACCGCTCCTGGGAGGAGATGGACATGCACCTGCTGTACGACGTGGCCCACAACATCGCGAAGAAGGAAACGCACGCCGTGGGCGACGGCGACGAGCGCGAACTCTACGTCCACCGCAAGGGTGCGACCCGCGCGTTCCCCGCGGGTCATCCCGAAGTACCGAAAGCGTACCGCGATGTCGGCCAGCCGGTGATCATCCCCGGCAGCATGGGCACCGGGAGCTACGTCCTCCGGGGCGGCGAAAACTCCATGGACCTCACGTTCGGCTCGACGGCCCACGGTGCGGGCCGGCTGATGAGCCGTACGCAGGCCAAAGACGAGTTCTGGGGCGGCGACGTCCAGCAGGAACTCGAGGAGCAGGATCGGATCTACGTCAAGGCCCAGTCGGGTTCGACGGTCGCCGAGGAGGCGCCGGGCGTCTACAAGGACGTCGACGAGGTCGTCCGCGTCTCCGACGAACTCGGCATCGGCGACAAGGTCGCGCGGACGTTCCCCGTCTGTAACATCAAGGGGTGA